From Bacteroidota bacterium:
CAATTATGGTCTCACGCATGCGACGTTCCACCATATTATTTAATACTCTATTATATTCCAAAGTATAAGAACGACTATAAACTCTCACAGTTGTATTTCCTCTTGCTTCGTAACTATATTTTTGATCGGATGGAAATGTTTTGCTCAATTCTTTTTCTAATAACAACACACTATCGCTCATCTGATGACTCTGCAAAACAATCTCCCAAATGCGTTCATTAACGTCGGGAATATATTCTGCTTTGCCTGCGAGATAATCAAAATTTTCACCTATCATTTCAGGAATTCTCGATTCCCAAAAACCATGAATGCCATGTTGATCTGTAAGCTGCCCGTTATAATTTTCTGTGCAATGCAATGGCACATGTGCATCTGCAATATAGTGTCCGATTTCTGCTGTATTGCGCAAAATATTTTTTACATCTTTCTTTTCAAACGATTCAGTAAGCCAATACATCATACGCTCTACATGCCAGGGAACTATGCCATACGCCTGCAAACTATCTTCTGTATATTTTTCTACCGCATCAAACCAATTGCGTGGTAAATTTTCAAATGGATACACACCGTAATGATCAATATCTAAATAATGTTTTGGTGCTTCATTCGCAACAGCATATCTTCTTTTATCCGGATCAACTGAATGTTCAGCTACATAATCAATATGTGGTTTATAAAATGCAAACAATTCTTCGGGCAAAGTAAATAGTGCCATTTCATTTATGCGTTGATGTCCCCAAAATCCCCAGGGTGGATTTGTACTTTGCACTTGTAACAGACAAGTGATTATAAACAGTGATGTAATAATTTTTTTCAAGATAAGCTGTTTATCGAATCTAAAATTATTGTGCAAGTAAATTTAATTTCTTCTTCACTAATAATAAGTGGCGGTGCAATGCGCATGCAATCATCTGCAAATAAAAACCAATCTGTCATTACACCATTTTCAATACACTTTTGCACCACTTTTAAATTCAATGTGGTGTTTTCAAAATCAATTGCTATCAGCAAACCACTATTGCGCACTTCCTTTATTTTCGGATGTATTAAAAACGATTTAAATAATTGCGCTTTACTTTCTGCTTGTTCAAATAATTTCTCTTCCACTATTACTTTTAAAGAAGCTAATGCAGCAGCACAAGAAACCGGATGTCCACCAAATGTATTGATATGACCTAACACCGGATTATGCGTAAACGTCTGCATCATTTCATGCGATGCGATAAATGCACCCAGCGGCATACCACCACCAAATGCTTTTGCCAAAACCAATACATCGGGAATTACATGCTGTTTTTCAAAAGCAAATAATTTTCCTGTGCGTCCACAACCTGTTTGTATTTCATCAAAAATTAATAGTGTGTTTGTTGCTTTACAACGTTTTCGAATTGCTTGCAAATAATTTTCATGAGGCAATATTACACCTGCTTCTGCCTGCACAGCTTCCATAATTACGCAAGCAGTTTTTTCGGTAATATTTTCAATTTGATCAAACACATTAAAATCTAAAATACGGTTGTCGGGGATTAAAGGACGAAATGTATTTTTTCTTTCTTCAGTATTTCCTAAACTCAATGCACCTGCAGTGGAACCGTGATACGAATTTTTAAAAGAAATAATCTCTGTGCGACCTGTAACTCTTTTTGCAAGTTTTAAAGCGCCTTCAATTGCTTCACTTCCTGAGTTGACATAATATACCGATGATAAATTTTCAGGCAATAGATCTGTTAAATATTTAGCCAACTCCACCTGAGGTGATTGTATTAATTCACCATATACTAATAAGTGTGTGTATTTATCTAATTGTTGAATGATTGCATTTTTAATTGCGGGATGATTATGCCCGAGATTAGAAACTGAAATCCCTGCAATGAGATCCAAATAAATTTTTCCGTCAACATCAAAAAGTTTACACCCTTCCGCTTTCACAATTTCCAATGCTAAAGGACTTGGACTTGTCTGTGCAACATGTTGCAAAAAAAGTGTTCGCAAATTCATTCTGTAAAACTGCAAAAGAAATTTTAAGCCATCTGTGATTTGTGAAAAATAAATAGCCACGAATGCACGAATAGTATTTGAATACATCTATTAAGTAGTAATACCATTCGTATTACTCTTAGTTATCCTCTTTTATGAAATAAAAAAAAGGCTTGCTGTATTAGCAAGCCCTGATATTTATTATAAATTATTACAGTTGATTTTTATTACTGCATAATTCCATAACTGCGTTTTACAAATGCAGTAAGATCATTTCCTTTCAACATACCTTGCGATAATAAAGCAAGATCATGTAATTGTTTTGCAGCAGCTTCCTGTGCATCACCTTCTAATTTTAAAAGTTTGCTTATCAACGGATGATTAGAATTCACAACCAAATTATATTGATCCGGCATTTGCGCTGCGAAATCCATTCCGTTATACATACTCATTTCTTTCATGCGGCGCATCCATTCACTCTTGGTAATTGAAATCGGATTATCTTCCGGTGATTGTGGAGTCATAACAACAGTTGCTGCATTTTGATCTGCAAATTTTCCAAACAAATCTTTCACTGTATTTTGTTCTTCATCCGAAAGTATAGATTCGGTTTTTTCATCCTTATCAATCAGCATATCGGGTGTGTCGGCATCCACACGTTTGAAATGCACATCCTTTAATTTCTCTTCAATGAAACTGATAAAATGATTATCAATAACTGAATCAATTTTCAACACATCATAACCTCTGTTTATCGCTGCATCTATATACACATGATGCTCTGATTCGTTGGCAGTATAAAGTGCAGTAATAGTATTATTCTTATCTGTTTGATTTGGTTTGATATGCTCTTTGTATTCTTCAAAAGTGAAATATTTATTTTCTGTATTTTGCAACAGACAGAATTTTTCAGCCTTCTCAAAAAACTTCTCATCTGTGAGCATTCCGTATTTTACAATCACACTAATATTTTCCCATTGTTTTTCAAATTCAGCTCTGTCTTTTTTAAACAGCGACTCTAATTTCTCCGCAACTTTTTTAGTGATATATGTATTTATCTTTTTTACATACGGATCACTTTGCAAATAACTACGGGAAACATTTAATGGAATATCCGGTGAATCAATTACACCGTGTAATAATGTGAGCCATTCAGGTACAATCTCTTTCACTTCATCAGTTACAAACACCTGATTGCTGTATAACTGTATTTTATTTTTCTGTGCTTCAAAATTCTTTTTAATTTTTGGGAAATATAAAATTCCGGTTAGGTGAAAAGGATAGTCCACATTCAGATGAATCCAGAACAATGGCTTTTCGCTATAGGGATATAATTCATTATAGAAATTTTTATAATCTTCATCATTCAATTCAGCAGGTTTACTTGTCCATGCAGGATGTGTGTTGTTGATGATCTTATCTTTTTTAATTTTTTTCTCCTCATCGCTTCCTTCTTCCTTCAACGTTTCTTCTTTAGTACCAAACTTTATTGGTATGGGAAGAAATTTGCAATATTTATTCAGTAATGTTTCAATACGAGCATCCTCCAAAAACTCTTTTGAATCGGAATTAATATGCAGAATCACATCTGTACCTCTTTCCTTCTTATCTGTTTCTTCTAAAGTAAATTCAGGATTGCCATCACACTCCCATTTTACAGCGGGTTCATCCTTAAATGATTTGGTAATCAATGTTACTTTATCAGCAACCATAAATGCGCTGTAAAACCCAAGACCAAAATGTCCGATTATAGATTTACCATCTTCTAATCCTTTAAATTTTTCTAAAAATTCATTGGCACTGGAGAATGCTACTTGATTGATATAACGCTTCACTTCATCGGCAGTCATCCCAATACCTTTGTCGGAAATGGTAATTGTTTTTTTCTTTTTATCCACTTTCACTTCAATCGTTAAATCTCCGAGTTCGCCATGTACATCACCTAATGATGAAAGTTTTACTAATTTTTGAGTGGCATCTGTTGCATTGGAAATCAGCTCTCTGAGAAATATTTCATGATCGCTGTAAAGAAATTTTTTAATAATAGGAAAAATATTTTCCGCCTGAACGGCTATAGAACCTTTTTCAACTGACATAATTATTTATTTTAAACATTCTGTTCACAAAGCCCTTGCCATGCGGTTTTGTGCTGACAAATTGTCGGCGATATAAGCTTTGACTTATTACCTTTGCAATAATTAATTTTTCTTATTTTTAAGAGCATGACATCTCCCAATACTATAAAAAATCAACCTGAACTCGACCGTATTCATTTACTGCTGAATCAGATAAAAAGTAATTATACCAATAATGTAATCAGCATTGATAAAGATGCAAAGGAAATAGTAAAGCTTGCCAAAGAAATAAAGGATAAAAATTATGAAGGTCTCGCCAGAATTGAGCAAGCATTTTATGTATGTACTTCAGTAAATAATTATCAAAAATCCATTAAGCTTTGTGAAGATGGATTTAAATTAATGCGCAGTGATTTTAAAAATTTTTATCGCCCGTATTATCATTTAAATATTGGTCGCAATTATCAGATGATGGGTAATCAGGTAAAAGCACAAAATGAATATCTGCGTGCAATTGGGTTATTGGATAATAAGGTAAATATTACCGGCGAAGAAAAACGATGGCTAGCTGCTTCATTATACAATGCATTCATTTTATTTAATCAAGGTGGTGTTGAATTTAATCAGGAAGAATTTTTAGAACGAGCTTATACCTTATATAAAGAGATAGATGAAAAATCGGGATTAGCAAATTGTTATAATTCATTTGCAGTAAAACATTTCAAGAATAATAATGTCGAAAAATCACTTGAATATCTTTTAAAATCTTATGCATTGGCAAAAGAAGGAAAAGCCAACACATATTTATGTATTTATAGTTCTAACATAGGATTATTATATGCACAACTTGGTAATAAAATAAAATCAGAAGAATATTTTCAAACCGCCAAAGAATTAAATGAACTATTAAAAAGCAAGTATCATATCGGGCACATGTATAGTCAAATGGGTGCTGCAAATTATTGCTTAAAACATTACTCTATCGCAATTGAATATTTATTAAAAGCTGAAGAAATTTTTATTGGATTGGGGGTTGAACAATCACTGGGAAGTGTGTATCAAAAACTTGCCGATACCTATTTCCTGATGAATAATTTCGAAAAAGCGTATCAATATGAAGTTAAGTATTGTGAAATGGTAAAACTCCATTTTAATGATGAAAAATTAGCTGCTATTGCAAAAGCACGCAACATGTTTGAGATGGAGAAAAAAGAAAGAGAAGCGGAATTGTTGAAACAAAAAAGTGAACAGATAGGAATTTATGCCAAGCAATTAGAAACATCAAATTACGAACTTCAACACTTTGCCTACGTAGTCTCTCACGATTTACGGGAGCCTTTACGCATGGTGGGTTCGTATGTAACTTTACTTGAGCGCAATTTACAAGGGAAACTGGGTGTGGATGAAAGAGAATTTATGGGATTTATTCTTGACGGCACCAAAACTATGAATCAACTTATAAGCGATGTACTCTCTTATTCTAAAATAAATTTTATCAGCGAAAAGAAAGAAGTGGATTTAAATGATGTATTTATTAAAGTAAAAAAATCGCTGCGCACTCAAGTGCATGAAATAAATTCTCTCATCCACTGCATGCGTTTACCTATTGTGCTTGCGGATGAAACACAAATGTTTCAACTGCTGATGAATCTGCTTGGTAATGCTATGAAATATAATAAAAACACGAAGCCTGAAATTTGGATAAGTCATTCATCGGATAAACAATTACATCACATTATTATTGCTGATAACGGCATTGGTATTCCTGCGGAATTTCGTGAGCGCATATTTTTAATATTCCAACGCTTGCATGCAAAAAACGAATATTCAGGAACTGGAATTGGTTTGGCGATTTGCAAAAAAATTATGGAGCAGTTAAATGGTGAAATTTGGGTGGAAGATGGCACGCATGGCGGATCAGATTTTCATTTAACCATTCCTGTTATGCATACTAAGGAATGATAATAGCGTTATTGCTTTTCAAATAATTTACTATGAAATTTTTTCGATTAATAATTTTTACAATTTTTATTATGCTTGTAATAACATCCTGTACAAGCATCAAACCTTTGGAATATCGTGGACATTCTGATTTTACAATTTCCAATTTATCAGGTACTCCAACCATTAAAACAGATATTCAATTATACAATCCCAACAAATCGGGAATTAAATTAAAATCTACAGAGATAACGGTGTTTGTCAATGCAAAAGAATTGGGAAATGTAATACTTACAGAACCGGTAAAAATAAAAGGACAAAGCACTTTTACATTGCCTTTTATATTTACTACCAGCTATCCAAAATTAGCGGCAGTTGCAATTTCTGATCTCGGTGGATTTTTAAAAGGCGATGATGTTCCTTATAGTGTGGATGGATATTTCATCGTTCAGAAATTTCTGTATAAAAAGAAAATTCCTTTTACGTTTGATGATAAAGTGAAGAAAACAAATTTGAAATTTTGAATGAACAATGTGAGAATGTGCAAATGTGCAAATGTGAGAATGGAATTAGCCGATGAGATGATTAGCCGATTAGCAGATGGGTTTAATGTGAAAATGTGAGCATGTGCAAATGGGAAAAAGCGAAGGCTAATGGCTAAGGCAAAAGCTTGTTTATATTAAAATTGAAAATCAATAGCCCTTGTAAAGAGCATACTCATTATTAATTACTCATCACTGATATTTAATTTACCATTTAACATTTATTATTTACAATTGCATTTTGCTTATTGCTAATTATTTATTCACCACTCACTACTCGCCATTCACTACTTTTACTTTTTGCAGATAATTTGCCGGCACCGACACTTTTAATATTTGATTAATTGCATCAATACGCACAATAAAATGTTTTTCATTTTGCACATCCAACAATTCACCTTCACAATCTTTTAATGGTCCAAAAGTGATTTTTACTTTTTCTCCCGGAGCAAAATCTCCGGCAACAGATTCCATGTGATAACCGGTTTCAATAAAAGTGCGAATAGTTTCAATCTGTTCATTGCGGATAGTTGCATATTTGCCTTCTACACTCACAAAATTTACCACACCTTCTATCATGCGAATACCTGTAAAATCATCAGGACTAATATGCGCAAACATATATCCATTAAAAAGAGGAACAAGCACTTGCTTTCGTCGGTCGCTCCATTGCCGCATCGTTTTTATAAGTGGTAAAAAAACTTCATATTGAAACTTCTCCATACGCTCCAATACTTTTTTTTCAGTACGTGATTTCACATAGAGCACATACCATTTTTTTTCTGAACTGTATTTTATCAGTGCGGGATTTACATTTGTTTTTGCAGCCATACTTGGTTCAGGAAATTCTGGTTACACGTCCGTTTTCTAACTTGTATTGTTGTTTGCTTTCTTCACATTCAGCAATATTATTTGCATCAAATTGCAAACGATGTCCGAACTCGCTCATCCATCCAATATGTTTTGCAGGATTACCTACTACTAATGCAAAAGGTAATACCTCTTTTGTAACCACAGCACCCGCACCAATAAATGCAAACGCACCAATATCATTACCACAAACAATAGTTGCGTTGGCACCAATACTTACACCCTGATGTACATGTGTTTTTGCATATTGCTCTCTGCGATTTACCGCACTGCGTGGGTTAATTACATTTGTAAAAACCATACTCGGCCCTAAAAAAACATCATCATCGCAAATTACTCCGGTATAAATAGATACATTGTTTTGCACCTTTACATTATTGCCCAAAACAACACCCGGAGATACCACTACATTCTGCCCGAGATTACAATTGTTTCCGATAATACAATCCTGCATTACATGACTGAAATGCCAGATTTTTGTGCCTGCACCTATTTTACAACCTGCATCAATTACTGCGGTGTCGTGTGCAAAATATTTTTCTTCTTCCATAATTACTATTAAAATGCAATGGCCAAAAATACATAATTGCAACAGGACACTTACCTTCGCAATGCATTATAAAAAAAATTTAAAATATTAAAGTGCAGCAATCAAGAAATAAAATACGGATAGCAATTTTCGCATCGGGCAGCGGAACAAATGCAGAGAATTGTATGCAGTATTTTGCTCAGCATTCCACAATTGAAATTGCATTAATTGTTACAAATAATTCAGAAGCAGGTGTAATTGAACGAGCTGAGAAATATAATGTGCCCATCTGTATTTTTGAGAAAGCAACATGGAAAAATCCTGAAATAATAATTACAGAATTACAATCACAAAACATTCATTGGATAGTATTAGCAGGTTATTTAAAATTAATCCCGGAGAAACTTATAGAAGAATTTCCTCAACGGATAATTAATATTCATCCTGCACTATTACCGAAATATGGAGGGAGAGGAATGTATGGACACAAAGTGCATGAAGCTGTATTTAACAACAAAGAAAAAGAATCGGGAATTACAATTCATTTTGTAGATGAACATTATGATAATGGCGATATTATTTTTCAAAAGTCATTTCCAATTTCCGAAACAGATACACCGGAATCCATAGAAAAAAAAGTGAGAGAATTGGAGTTTGCTTATTTACCGGAAGTTATTGAAAAAGCTGTTTTAAATTGACAGTTGACAGTTGACAATGAAAAAAAAGTTTCGGGTTTCGAGTTTCAACTTTCGTGTTTCAAAATTACTGTTAACCAGCCATCGCCATTAGCCTTAGCTATCGCTTTTTTTAAACAATTCTACAATTCTACAATTCTACAGTTCTACAATTCTCCATCCATCAGCTAATCGGCTAATCAACAAATCAGCTAATCATTTTTGTTTCGTAGCTTTGGAATAACACAAAATGCTTTTAGACAATTTCCATCGCAATCATAATTATTTGCGGATATCATTAACGGATAACTGCAATTTTCGCTGTACGTATTGTATGCCCGACGAAGACATGCAATTTCATCCGGAGGATAAGTTGATGCAGGCAGATGAAATATTTTCTTTTGCAAAAATTTTTACTGATTTAGGTGTAAATAAAATCAGATTAACAGGTGGCGAACCCTTGGTGAGAAAAGATGCAGAACAAATAATTACCCAGTTAGCTACTTTAAAAACTGATCTCTCCATTACCACAAATGCATTTCTAGTTGACAGATACATTAGCACATTTCAGAAAGCAGGAATGCGTTCACTCAATGTGAGTTTAGATACTTTGGATGCAGATAAATTTGCAATGATTACCCGCAGAAATAAATTCAATACCATTTGGAATAATATCGAATTATTATTAGCAGCAAATTTCCATGTGAAATTAAATTGTGTGGTGATGCGTGGCGTAAATGATGCTGAAATTAATGACTTTGTACAGCTCACCAAAAACTTGCCATTGCATATTCGCTTTATTGAATTTATGCCATTCACGGGTAATCATTGGCAACATGAAAAAGTATTTACTTACCATCAAATGCTGGAGACAATTGCCAATGAATTTGAGTTTATAAAATTGCAAGATGGAAAGCATGATACTGCAAAAAAATATAAAGTATTAAATCATGCCGGCACCTTTGCAGTAATCAGTACCATGAGTGCTCCTTTCTGTAGTTCTTGTAACCGCATGCGATTAACTGCAGATGGTAAAATGAAAAATTGTCTATTCTCCAAAACAGAAACCGATTTATTATCTGCATTGCGCAATGGAGAAGATATAGAAAGTTTAATCAGGAAAAATATTCTTGATAAAAAGAAATGTTAGGCGGACAGTTTACTCCGCAATTTCAAGAAATAGATGCAGAAGAAATTAAAAACCGCAGTATGATTTCCATCGGCGGATAAAGAAAATGTTGTAATATGATATCAGTTGAGGAAGCATTGCAGATTATTCGGAATAACACAAGTCCATCACTTATTGAAACTGTGCCTACACATAAAGCAATTTTGCATGTACTTGCCGAAGACATTTTTGCACCCATGGATATTCCACAATTTAATAATTCAGCAATGGATGGTTATGCATTTCGCTTTACTGATTTTTTTAATAATTATCTTATAGTAACGGGTGAAATTGCTGCGGGAGATGCTGCAGATATTGCCTTGCGGACAGGTGAAGCAAAACGTATTTTCACCGGAGCAAAAATGCCGCCGGGTGCAAACACAGTGGTGATGCAAGAGCATGTAAAAACTGATGGCAGTAAACTCACAATTGAAAATAGAGAATTACAACAAGGTAGTAATGTGCGCTTGCGTGGCTCGCAAATACAAATGGGTGAACTTGCAGTTTCAAAAGGATTTTATTTGAATGCAGCAGCAATTGGATTTATTGCTTCTATGGGTTATGATAAAATTTCTGTGTATCGCAAACCGAAAATTCATATCATAGTTACCGGAAATGAATTGATGGCGCCGGGTGAAAAATTAGTGGATGGAAAATTTATGAATCCAATTCCATTATGTTATTAGCAGCATTAAATGCGGTGCATTTTCATAATGTGCAATTGCATTATGTAAAAGATGAAACTGTTGCTCTTTCTCGTTTATTAGAAACACTGCATTCACATTGTGAACTGATATTAATTACTGGTGGAGTTTCTGTTGGCGATCATGATATAGTTACGAAATCAAAAGAAAATCCGCACTTTAATGTGCTATTTCATAGAGTAAAACAAAAGCCGGGCAAACCAATTTTATTCGGAAAATATTATAACACTGCACTATTCGGATTACCTGGTAATCCTGCATCTGTACTTACTTGTTTTTATATGTATGTAATTCCGTGGTTATATCAATTTTGTAATATGCCGCATACATCATTACAAACTGCACAATTGCCATTGAAAAATAATTATTCAAAAAAAGCAGGATTAACACATTTTTTAAAAGGAAAAATTTCTGATAATACTGTTGAAATTTTACAACGACAGGAATCTTATATTTTAAGATCGTTTGCAGATTCTGATTGCTTAATAATTGCAAATGAAGAAAACACGAATTACAACGCCGGCGATTTAATTACTGTGCAGTATTTACCTTTTACTATTTAGCATGGAAATCATTCTATTTTATGTGCTATTATTTGCCGTTGCATTTTTATATGCATCTGTCGGACATGGCGGCGCAAGTGGTTATCTGGCATTGATGGCATTATTTGCATTTGCACCTGAAGTAATGCGACCAACGGCATTGGTATTAAATATTTTTGTTGCATCTGTTGGCGCATATCAATATTATAAACACGGACACTTTAACTGGAAATTATTATGGCCTTTTGCTATTGCATCTGTGCCTGCTTCTTTTATCGGCGGACTGATAAATTTGGATGCAGATTTATATAAAAAAATTCTCGGTGTTTTTTTATTGATTGCAATTATCCGAATGATTTATTCTATTCAAAAAAAAGATGGGGAATTAAAAAAAATTCCAATATTACTTGCACTTATTATCGGTACAGTAATCGGAATATTATCAGGAATGATTGGTATTGGTGGTGGCATTATTTTATCACCAATTATTTTGTTGATGGGATGGGGAAATATGAAACAAACCGCTGCTGTTTCCGCTGTATTTATTTTAGTGAATTCTATCTCCGGACTTTCAGGTCAGTTAATCAGCGGCGTTACGTTTTCAAATAATATGTGGTGGATGGTTGCCATTGCTTTTGCAGGTGGTGCAACAGGCGCATACTTCGGCGCACGACATGCAAAACCGAAAATACTTTCTTATCTGCTTTCATTTGTATTGTTAATTGCAGCAGTGAAGTTGTTGTTTGGAGTTTGAGGAGGTGAATGGTGAAATTGTAGAACAGTGTAGAACTGTAGAACTGTTGAACTGTAGAACTGGAAAAGGCGAAAGCGAAGGCTAAAGCAAAATACAAAGGTAAATGAATGAGCAATGAGCAATGAGCAATAGGCAATAGGCAATAGGCAATAGGCAATTGTAAATTGTAAATTGTAAATTATAAATTGTAAATGAAAAATCCGTAATTATTTTTTTCATTGTCAATTGTCAACTGTCCATTGTCAATTTCCTAAGTCAATAGTCTAAGTTTTTTTTAGCCAATAGCTAACGGCCAAAAGCCAAAAAAATATGCAAATAAATCTTCTCTCCGGTCCTCGAAATATTTCTACTGCAATGATGTACAGTTTTGTCCAGCGCAAGGATACCATTGTGGTGGATGAACCCTTGTATGCGCACTATTTAAAAATCACAGGATTACATCATCCGGGTAGAGAGGAAGTGATGGCTACGCAAGAACAGAATGCAGAAAAAGTTATTCAAAATTTACAAGAACAGAATGCAGAAATTGTATTTGTAAAACACATGACCCACCATCTTGTGCAAACAGATTGGAATTTTTTATTAGCTGCAAAAAACATTATTCTCCTGCGTCATCCTGCTAAAGTATTTCAATCTTATCATAAAGTAATTGCGCATCCTTCAATTGATGATTTGGGAATAAAACAAAGCTTTGCGTTGTATCATTATCTATCTGTACACAATGCGCATTTTATAATTGTTGACTCTGATGATGTTTTAAAAAATCCTGAAATCTTATTGCGAAAAATTTGCAGCAGTTGTGAAATTCCATTTGATAATAATATGCTGGAATGGAAATCCGGACCAATAAAAGAAGATGGTATCTGGGCAAAATACTGGTATGAAAATGTGCATCAATCAACAGGATTTTCTGCTTACTCTCCTGCTATTATTTCTTCTGAAATAGAAAATGAACCGACAGTAATTGAATCAATGAAATATTACAATATACTTTTGCAACACGCAATTAAATAATTACAAATGCAACAACAATACAATCCAAAAAATGAACAGATATATGTTTGGATAGGAGATAAATTATTTCCAAGACATGAAGCTAAAGTTTCTGTATTCGATAGTGTAGTGCAAGGTGGTGATGCTGTTTGGGAAGGACTACGAGTTTACAACGGCAACATATTTTGTTTGAAAGAACATCTCAATCGTTTGCATGATTCTGCACATGCGATGCTATTTCAAAATATTCCTACAAAAGAGTTCATTCAACATGCTATTAATGAAACCTTATTGGCAAATGGAATGCGCAACGATGCACATATCCGATTGACATTAACTCGTGGAGAAAAGATTACTTCAGGAATGGATCCGAGATTAAATCAAAAAGGCTGTACTTTAATTGTGTTGGCAGAATGGAAACGCCCTGTTTATGGCGACAATGGAATTAAACTAATTACATCATCCGTGCGCAGAAATAGTCCGCAGAATTTAGATTCAAAAATCCATCATAATAATTTAATCAATAATATTCTTGCGAAAATAGAAGCCAATATTGCAGGTGCAGATGATGCATTGATGTT
This genomic window contains:
- a CDS encoding S1/P1 Nuclease — translated: MKKIITSLFIITCLLQVQSTNPPWGFWGHQRINEMALFTLPEELFAFYKPHIDYVAEHSVDPDKRRYAVANEAPKHYLDIDHYGVYPFENLPRNWFDAVEKYTEDSLQAYGIVPWHVERMMYWLTESFEKKDVKNILRNTAEIGHYIADAHVPLHCTENYNGQLTDQHGIHGFWESRIPEMIGENFDYLAGKAEYIPDVNERIWEIVLQSHQMSDSVLLLEKELSKTFPSDQKYSYEARGNTTVRVYSRSYTLEYNRVLNNMVERRMRETIIDLGSFLLTAWINAGKPDLTGIVAVPFTDAELKEMESVNNAFNTGEKMKGRAEE
- a CDS encoding aspartate aminotransferase family protein, with protein sequence MNLRTLFLQHVAQTSPSPLALEIVKAEGCKLFDVDGKIYLDLIAGISVSNLGHNHPAIKNAIIQQLDKYTHLLVYGELIQSPQVELAKYLTDLLPENLSSVYYVNSGSEAIEGALKLAKRVTGRTEIISFKNSYHGSTAGALSLGNTEERKNTFRPLIPDNRILDFNVFDQIENITEKTACVIMEAVQAEAGVILPHENYLQAIRKRCKATNTLLIFDEIQTGCGRTGKLFAFEKQHVIPDVLVLAKAFGGGMPLGAFIASHEMMQTFTHNPVLGHINTFGGHPVSCAAALASLKVIVEEKLFEQAESKAQLFKSFLIHPKIKEVRNSGLLIAIDFENTTLNLKVVQKCIENGVMTDWFLFADDCMRIAPPLIISEEEIKFTCTIILDSINSLS
- the htpG gene encoding molecular chaperone HtpG translates to MSVEKGSIAVQAENIFPIIKKFLYSDHEIFLRELISNATDATQKLVKLSSLGDVHGELGDLTIEVKVDKKKKTITISDKGIGMTADEVKRYINQVAFSSANEFLEKFKGLEDGKSIIGHFGLGFYSAFMVADKVTLITKSFKDEPAVKWECDGNPEFTLEETDKKERGTDVILHINSDSKEFLEDARIETLLNKYCKFLPIPIKFGTKEETLKEEGSDEEKKIKKDKIINNTHPAWTSKPAELNDEDYKNFYNELYPYSEKPLFWIHLNVDYPFHLTGILYFPKIKKNFEAQKNKIQLYSNQVFVTDEVKEIVPEWLTLLHGVIDSPDIPLNVSRSYLQSDPYVKKINTYITKKVAEKLESLFKKDRAEFEKQWENISVIVKYGMLTDEKFFEKAEKFCLLQNTENKYFTFEEYKEHIKPNQTDKNNTITALYTANESEHHVYIDAAINRGYDVLKIDSVIDNHFISFIEEKLKDVHFKRVDADTPDMLIDKDEKTESILSDEEQNTVKDLFGKFADQNAATVVMTPQSPEDNPISITKSEWMRRMKEMSMYNGMDFAAQMPDQYNLVVNSNHPLISKLLKLEGDAQEAAAKQLHDLALLSQGMLKGNDLTAFVKRSYGIMQ
- a CDS encoding LEA type 2 family protein — encoded protein: MLVITSCTSIKPLEYRGHSDFTISNLSGTPTIKTDIQLYNPNKSGIKLKSTEITVFVNAKELGNVILTEPVKIKGQSTFTLPFIFTTSYPKLAAVAISDLGGFLKGDDVPYSVDGYFIVQKFLYKKKIPFTFDDKVKKTNLKF
- a CDS encoding UpxY family transcription antiterminator, with the translated sequence MAAKTNVNPALIKYSSEKKWYVLYVKSRTEKKVLERMEKFQYEVFLPLIKTMRQWSDRRKQVLVPLFNGYMFAHISPDDFTGIRMIEGVVNFVSVEGKYATIRNEQIETIRTFIETGYHMESVAGDFAPGEKVKITFGPLKDCEGELLDVQNEKHFIVRIDAINQILKVSVPANYLQKVKVVNGE
- a CDS encoding N-acetyltransferase — encoded protein: MEEEKYFAHDTAVIDAGCKIGAGTKIWHFSHVMQDCIIGNNCNLGQNVVVSPGVVLGNNVKVQNNVSIYTGVICDDDVFLGPSMVFTNVINPRSAVNRREQYAKTHVHQGVSIGANATIVCGNDIGAFAFIGAGAVVTKEVLPFALVVGNPAKHIGWMSEFGHRLQFDANNIAECEESKQQYKLENGRVTRIS
- a CDS encoding phosphoribosylglycinamide formyltransferase, translating into MRIAIFASGSGTNAENCMQYFAQHSTIEIALIVTNNSEAGVIERAEKYNVPICIFEKATWKNPEIIITELQSQNIHWIVLAGYLKLIPEKLIEEFPQRIINIHPALLPKYGGRGMYGHKVHEAVFNNKEKESGITIHFVDEHYDNGDIIFQKSFPISETDTPESIEKKVRELEFAYLPEVIEKAVLN
- a CDS encoding sulfite exporter TauE/SafE family protein, translated to MEIILFYVLLFAVAFLYASVGHGGASGYLALMALFAFAPEVMRPTALVLNIFVASVGAYQYYKHGHFNWKLLWPFAIASVPASFIGGLINLDADLYKKILGVFLLIAIIRMIYSIQKKDGELKKIPILLALIIGTVIGILSGMIGIGGGIILSPIILLMGWGNMKQTAAVSAVFILVNSISGLSGQLISGVTFSNNMWWMVAIAFAGGATGAYFGARHAKPKILSYLLSFVLLIAAVKLLFGV